From Microcystis aeruginosa NIES-2549, a single genomic window includes:
- a CDS encoding phosphotransferase gives MKFVLSSQNVYDYLIDQKICDRSQENPGVEQIQAKNFNLLVTLPEGRKLLVKQEQFINLEKETVGEFFGEWRIPKFLENFPEIDHWRSFLPELLLHDADNSILVSTYLDNYQDLAEFYSKENLFPAQVATQIGSCLATIHRDTWNQSIYREFFVKEEFAGKPKVSPLLLESLERIGPEIFGMAPMDGLKFFALYQRYDSLGEAVHRASETISPICLTHNDIKLNNILLNRNWEDINGNAIRLIDWERSDWGDPAFDLGMAIASYLQIWLGSLVISNSLSIEESLRLATTPLELLQPSIGGLTLAYLETFPEILEYRPDFLKQVVQLAGFSLIIGILAMIQYQKTFNNTGIAMLQVAKALLSRPESSMPTIFGATATQLNQINSSVVGKV, from the coding sequence ATGAAATTTGTGTTAAGTTCTCAAAATGTTTATGACTATTTAATCGACCAAAAAATCTGCGATCGCTCACAAGAAAATCCGGGAGTAGAGCAGATTCAGGCTAAAAATTTTAACTTATTAGTGACTTTACCAGAGGGGCGAAAGTTACTGGTTAAACAAGAACAATTTATTAATTTAGAAAAGGAAACGGTGGGTGAGTTTTTTGGGGAATGGCGAATCCCCAAATTTCTAGAGAACTTTCCTGAAATTGACCATTGGCGTAGTTTTCTGCCAGAATTACTGCTCCACGATGCTGATAACTCAATTTTAGTTTCTACTTATCTGGATAATTATCAGGATTTAGCAGAGTTTTATTCTAAAGAGAATCTCTTTCCGGCTCAGGTTGCTACTCAAATCGGCAGTTGTTTGGCGACAATTCACCGTGATACCTGGAATCAGAGTATTTATCGGGAATTTTTTGTCAAAGAAGAGTTTGCTGGAAAACCGAAAGTATCTCCGCTATTATTAGAGAGTTTGGAAAGGATCGGTCCTGAAATTTTTGGTATGGCTCCGATGGATGGATTGAAATTTTTTGCACTTTATCAACGATATGATAGCTTAGGAGAAGCAGTTCATCGAGCCAGTGAAACTATTTCTCCTATTTGTCTGACTCACAATGACATCAAGCTGAATAATATTCTTCTGAATCGAAACTGGGAAGATATTAATGGAAATGCGATCCGGTTGATTGATTGGGAAAGGTCTGATTGGGGAGATCCAGCATTTGATTTGGGAATGGCAATCGCTAGTTATCTACAAATTTGGTTGGGTAGCTTGGTGATTAGTAATTCTCTCAGTATTGAAGAGTCTCTGCGACTAGCCACTACTCCCCTAGAATTGCTGCAGCCATCTATCGGTGGGTTAACTTTAGCTTATTTAGAAACTTTCCCAGAAATCTTAGAATATCGTCCTGATTTCTTAAAGCAAGTGGTACAGTTGGCTGGTTTTTCTTTAATTATTGGGATTTTGGCAATGATTCAGTATCAAAAAACCTTTAATAATACGGGGATTGCTATGCTTCAGGTAGCCAAGGCTTTGTTATCTCGTCCTGAATCGTCAATGCCCACGATTTTTGGCGCTACTGCTACTCAGTTAAATCAGATTAATTCTTCTGTTGTTGGCAAAGTTTAA
- a CDS encoding Rpn family recombination-promoting nuclease/putative transposase, which yields MKTDSIFYQLLQRFPACFFDLLNLPPETANSYQFSSVEVKQLSFRLDGVFLPDTNNQPIYFLEVQFQKDNRFYSRFFSEIFLYLHQTDLSNNWQGVVIYPRRSVESVETARYGELINSGRILRFYLEELREGESLGISMLQLIVAPTARAIEQGKQLIPRIRQEFPKFKQQQELLELIETILVYKLPQVSRKEIEAMFSLSDLKQTKVYQEALEEGRQEGELAAKLASIPRLLVLGLNLEQIAQALELEIEQVRQATQRE from the coding sequence GTGAAAACTGACAGTATTTTCTATCAACTCTTACAAAGATTTCCCGCTTGTTTCTTTGATTTGTTGAACCTTCCCCCCGAAACCGCCAATTCTTATCAATTCTCCTCGGTGGAAGTTAAACAATTGTCCTTTCGTCTCGATGGAGTCTTTTTGCCTGATACAAACAATCAGCCTATTTATTTCCTAGAAGTACAATTTCAGAAAGATAATAGGTTTTATTCCCGTTTCTTCAGTGAAATCTTCCTCTATCTCCACCAAACGGACTTAAGCAACAACTGGCAGGGAGTAGTTATTTATCCTCGGCGTTCAGTGGAAAGCGTAGAGACTGCTCGTTATGGGGAGTTAATCAACTCCGGCAGGATTTTACGTTTTTATCTCGAGGAATTAAGGGAAGGGGAATCCCTGGGTATATCGATGTTACAATTAATTGTAGCACCAACCGCCAGAGCGATCGAGCAAGGAAAACAATTAATTCCACGGATTAGACAAGAATTCCCTAAGTTCAAACAACAGCAAGAACTTTTAGAATTGATAGAGACAATTTTGGTTTATAAGTTACCCCAAGTCAGTAGAAAGGAGATAGAAGCGATGTTTAGTTTAAGTGATTTAAAACAAACTAAAGTGTATCAGGAAGCTTTAGAGGAAGGCCGACAAGAAGGCGAATTAGCGGCAAAATTAGCCTCTATTCCTCGTTTATTGGTCTTAGGATTAAACTTGGAACAGATAGCACAAGCTTTAGAATTAGAGATTGAACAGGTTAGACAAGCAACTCAAAGGGAATAG
- a CDS encoding protein kinase domain-containing protein, with translation MLDQVLHSRYQVQQLLGKKTILARDRHTTQLVIIKLISVPRGQGNQFIGEITSKIALLRQLSHPSLPKYLDSFEIDSSQEQIIAIVRPYLSAQPLENYLNSSYLLAEQDLKQIAKYLLEILSYLHQQDFPINHGNIKLSNILLDTQSHRFYLVDFAFDSDSPTTDLQDIGKTLISLATGIKHRYIPENFEQKTNLSAFFIYWLKRLSNSHPDSHFRSVTEALASLYSCQLILVSIGNLTKPYGSEVTVYKTDNLLEIKIASKTKQKFFNNLKTQLRQFLPSLFFTIILLTIVGIYDLKLVAFLIPIILIFLLNLISSSLSWQLWKSFWQGELELKITPKKVSLYQKLWGLKFKLTADAASWEIYSLIRRNVTVTMQGENVNIIPPSLVLVANHREYIITASEDVSEAELDWLAQQLSDWLRLPITRI, from the coding sequence ATGCTCGATCAAGTTCTCCATAGTCGTTATCAAGTCCAACAGTTACTGGGAAAAAAAACAATCTTAGCGAGGGACAGACACACCACCCAGTTAGTTATCATTAAACTTATTTCTGTTCCTAGGGGGCAAGGAAATCAGTTTATCGGAGAAATAACCAGTAAAATTGCCCTGTTGCGACAACTCTCTCACCCATCTCTCCCCAAATACCTCGATAGCTTTGAGATAGATTCATCCCAGGAACAAATCATCGCTATTGTCCGACCTTATTTATCGGCGCAGCCTTTAGAAAACTATCTTAACTCCAGTTATTTATTAGCAGAACAAGATCTCAAACAAATTGCCAAATATCTTTTGGAGATTCTCTCCTATCTCCATCAGCAGGATTTCCCCATTAACCACGGCAATATTAAACTTAGTAATATCCTCTTGGATACCCAGTCCCATCGTTTTTATCTAGTTGATTTTGCCTTTGATTCCGATTCTCCCACCACCGACTTACAGGATATAGGCAAAACTTTGATCAGTTTAGCCACGGGGATTAAGCATCGTTACATACCCGAAAACTTTGAGCAAAAAACTAATCTAAGCGCTTTTTTCATCTATTGGTTAAAAAGATTATCAAACTCCCACCCCGACTCTCATTTTCGTTCGGTGACAGAAGCTTTAGCCAGCTTATATAGTTGTCAATTGATCTTAGTATCTATTGGTAATCTGACCAAACCCTACGGCAGCGAAGTTACTGTTTATAAAACAGATAATCTCCTAGAAATAAAAATAGCTAGTAAAACCAAACAAAAGTTTTTCAACAATCTCAAAACCCAGTTAAGACAGTTTTTACCATCCCTATTTTTTACGATCATTCTCTTAACTATAGTCGGTATTTATGATCTGAAACTGGTCGCTTTTTTAATCCCGATTATCCTAATTTTTCTGCTCAATTTAATCTCCTCTAGTTTATCTTGGCAGTTATGGAAATCTTTTTGGCAGGGGGAACTAGAGTTAAAAATTACCCCCAAAAAAGTTTCTCTCTATCAAAAACTCTGGGGGCTGAAATTTAAACTAACTGCCGATGCCGCTAGTTGGGAAATTTATAGTCTCATTCGTCGCAATGTCACTGTCACTATGCAGGGAGAAAATGTTAATATTATTCCTCCTTCTCTGGTTCTCGTTGCCAACCATCGAGAATATATTATCACTGCCAGTGAAGATGTTAGCGAAGCCGAATTAGATTGGTTGGCACAGCAGTTAAGTGATTGGCTACGTTTACCGATTACGAGAATTTAA
- the dps gene encoding DNA starvation/stationary phase protection protein Dps, with protein sequence MVATPVKTKTTGQYYSTRIDLALDIRKAIVEILSQTLAASLDLKTQVKQAHWNVKGLNFYQLHSLFDEMATELEGYGDMVAERITALGGTALGTARIAAANSILPEYPADIVDGSEHLVALAERYALYASHLRSAIDSTGNQGDADTADLYTEISRDIDKRLWFLEAHLIKSEDVIG encoded by the coding sequence ATGGTAGCCACTCCAGTCAAAACCAAAACCACGGGACAATACTACTCCACCCGCATCGATTTAGCATTAGATATCCGCAAAGCTATTGTTGAAATCTTAAGCCAAACCCTTGCCGCTAGTTTAGACCTAAAAACTCAGGTTAAACAGGCCCACTGGAATGTAAAAGGTTTAAATTTCTACCAATTGCACAGCCTCTTTGACGAAATGGCCACGGAATTAGAAGGCTATGGGGACATGGTAGCAGAACGGATTACCGCTTTAGGTGGAACCGCTTTGGGAACAGCACGCATCGCCGCCGCTAACTCGATTCTGCCGGAATATCCGGCTGATATCGTCGATGGTAGTGAACATCTCGTTGCTTTAGCCGAACGTTATGCCTTATACGCTTCCCATCTTCGTTCTGCTATTGATAGCACTGGCAATCAAGGGGATGCCGACACAGCAGATCTCTATACGGAAATCTCCCGGGATATCGATAAACGTCTCTGGTTCCTAGAAGCGCATCTGATTAAATCGGAAGATGTTATCGGTTAA
- a CDS encoding protein kinase domain-containing protein — MTDLILQNRYKVLRLIADGGFGETFLAEDSQMPSKRLCLIKQLKPINDNPQVHNLVKERFEREAAILEKLSENSPQIPKLYAYFEENNQFYLVEEFIEGETLSQRIQSKGVFSDDQVKEILVSILQVLIYVHGQKIIHRDIKPDNIILRIYDNLPILIDFGAVKETMGTVVSNSGHSLNSIVIGTPGFMPSEQAIGRPVYSSDLYALGLTAIYLLTGKTPEMLESDPMTGKIYWRQFALDTNISLAAVLDKTISPRSNERYLTAKEMLEVLQTPPSIVATNIVIPTPPTPTQVISPVTSKPVSNPRTLPEWVKAIIIGSMIGTGILGGFVLSYYLSNSSGDESISPSPSPENQDSDITINNEFPKSVCGDENITDTYYKVVVTDEDSLERVKNNFCRDAFVNDGNIQVATFSDLNRAQDLQRQLIKYFNQVKITQGVIDTSPSPETVYSPSPETVYSPVPQQTVNSISRSEAVDLIERWLKAKRDIFGPSYQTYLGEELLTGKAYNDKIKSSDGQESSSEWLANNSAYYIYGVQRIDSVNNFTSSGDQATVDVVVTEERTLYNNQGKIDQKNSGLSTLLVRYNLENDEGTWKIANPRTLKNLVRR, encoded by the coding sequence ATGACGGATTTAATTCTACAAAATCGTTACAAAGTCTTGCGATTAATTGCCGATGGTGGTTTCGGAGAGACTTTTTTGGCAGAAGATAGCCAAATGCCTTCAAAACGTCTCTGTCTGATTAAACAGCTAAAACCGATTAATGATAATCCCCAGGTTCACAATCTTGTCAAAGAAAGGTTTGAGCGAGAAGCCGCTATCCTGGAAAAATTGAGCGAAAATAGTCCTCAAATTCCCAAACTATACGCTTATTTTGAGGAAAATAATCAATTTTATTTAGTCGAGGAATTTATCGAGGGAGAAACTCTCAGCCAAAGAATACAGAGTAAAGGAGTTTTTAGCGATGATCAAGTCAAAGAGATTTTAGTTAGTATTCTACAGGTTTTAATTTATGTTCACGGACAAAAAATTATCCATCGAGATATAAAACCCGATAATATCATTCTACGGATTTATGATAATTTACCGATCCTAATTGATTTCGGTGCGGTTAAAGAAACTATGGGAACAGTGGTTTCTAATTCGGGCCATTCTCTTAATTCTATTGTTATCGGTACTCCAGGTTTTATGCCATCAGAACAAGCGATCGGTCGTCCGGTTTATAGTAGTGATCTCTACGCTTTAGGATTGACGGCTATTTATCTACTAACTGGCAAAACTCCTGAAATGTTAGAGAGCGATCCGATGACAGGAAAAATTTATTGGCGGCAGTTCGCTTTAGATACTAATATCAGTTTAGCAGCCGTGCTAGATAAAACTATTTCACCGCGCTCTAACGAACGTTATTTAACTGCAAAAGAGATGTTGGAGGTGCTACAAACTCCCCCATCAATTGTAGCAACAAATATCGTTATCCCCACTCCTCCCACTCCTACTCAGGTAATTTCTCCTGTAACTTCAAAACCTGTTTCTAATCCCCGCACTTTACCTGAATGGGTGAAAGCAATAATTATAGGGAGTATGATCGGTACTGGCATTTTAGGTGGTTTTGTCTTAAGTTATTATCTCTCAAATTCTTCTGGAGATGAGTCAATTTCTCCGTCACCTTCCCCAGAGAATCAAGACTCAGATATTACCATCAATAATGAGTTTCCTAAATCTGTCTGTGGGGATGAGAATATCACCGATACTTACTATAAAGTTGTAGTAACTGATGAGGATAGTTTAGAGAGAGTTAAAAATAACTTTTGTCGCGATGCTTTTGTTAATGATGGTAATATTCAGGTAGCAACTTTTAGTGACTTAAATCGCGCTCAAGATTTACAAAGGCAACTAATTAAATACTTTAATCAAGTTAAAATTACCCAAGGTGTCATCGATACCTCACCTAGTCCTGAAACTGTCTATTCTCCCAGTCCTGAAACCGTCTATTCACCTGTTCCTCAACAGACAGTTAACTCTATTTCTCGTTCAGAAGCGGTGGATTTAATCGAGCGCTGGTTAAAGGCAAAAAGAGATATTTTTGGTCCTTCCTATCAAACCTATTTAGGAGAAGAATTACTTACAGGTAAAGCTTATAATGACAAAATAAAAAGCTCTGATGGTCAAGAAAGTTCTTCCGAATGGTTAGCTAATAATAGTGCTTATTATATCTATGGAGTTCAGAGAATAGATTCAGTTAATAATTTTACATCCTCTGGCGATCAAGCTACAGTGGATGTGGTGGTTACTGAAGAAAGAACCCTCTATAACAATCAGGGTAAAATTGATCAAAAAAATAGTGGTTTAAGTACCTTATTAGTTCGCTATAATCTTGAAAATGACGAGGGAACATGGAAAATAGCTAACCCTAGAACTCTTAAAAATTTAGTTCGTAGATAA
- a CDS encoding glutathione peroxidase, which yields MLPNREGQRVPDVTFPVRQNNQWVNITSEELFKGKTVVLFALPGAFTPTCSTSHLPGYNELAPVFRENGVDTIVCLSVNDTFVMNEWAKDQECDNVVLIPDGNGEFSAGMGMLVDKADLGFGKRSWRYSMLVKDGVIEKMFIEPEEPGDPFKVSDAETMLHYINPEAKKPPLVSLFSKVGCPYCLRAKKMLEEKGLQYEEIILGRDATSRSLRAMSGNTTTPQVFIDGQLIGGSEELAAYLGA from the coding sequence ATGTTACCAAACCGAGAAGGACAGAGAGTTCCTGATGTCACCTTTCCCGTGCGTCAAAATAATCAATGGGTGAACATCACCAGCGAGGAATTATTCAAAGGAAAAACCGTTGTTCTTTTTGCCTTACCCGGGGCATTCACTCCCACCTGTTCCACCTCCCATTTACCCGGATATAACGAATTAGCCCCAGTTTTTCGGGAAAATGGCGTAGATACTATTGTTTGCTTGTCGGTGAATGATACCTTTGTCATGAACGAGTGGGCAAAAGACCAAGAATGTGATAATGTCGTCTTGATTCCCGACGGCAACGGCGAATTTAGCGCAGGAATGGGGATGTTAGTCGATAAAGCTGACTTAGGTTTCGGTAAACGTTCTTGGCGCTATTCGATGCTAGTCAAAGATGGTGTTATCGAGAAAATGTTCATCGAACCGGAAGAACCGGGAGATCCTTTCAAAGTCTCCGATGCAGAAACGATGTTACACTACATCAACCCAGAAGCCAAAAAACCGCCTTTAGTCTCTCTTTTCTCGAAAGTGGGCTGTCCCTACTGCCTCCGGGCTAAGAAAATGTTAGAAGAAAAAGGCCTACAATACGAAGAAATTATCCTCGGACGCGATGCCACCAGTCGTTCTCTGCGGGCCATGAGTGGTAATACCACCACCCCACAAGTCTTCATTGACGGCCAATTAATTGGCGGTTCGGAAGAATTAGCGGCTTATTTAGGAGCATAA
- a CDS encoding ArsR/SmtB family transcription factor, translating into MLDSFSPQTSSVVLASVADYFKVLSEVSRLQILSCLQLGAMNGKEIAEATGLGQANLSKHLKALTQAGIISRQPQGVSVYYQITDPVIYDLCQVVCDRISQQMRQRAREFESLPAFHLPK; encoded by the coding sequence ATGTTAGACAGTTTCTCCCCCCAAACCTCTAGCGTCGTCCTCGCTTCGGTGGCGGACTATTTCAAAGTCCTGTCGGAAGTCAGTCGCCTACAGATTCTCAGTTGCTTGCAATTAGGCGCGATGAATGGTAAAGAAATCGCTGAAGCTACCGGACTAGGCCAAGCCAATCTCTCCAAACACCTGAAAGCTTTAACCCAAGCGGGAATTATCTCGCGGCAACCCCAAGGAGTCAGCGTTTACTATCAAATTACCGACCCTGTGATCTATGATCTCTGTCAGGTAGTTTGCGATCGCATTAGTCAGCAAATGCGTCAACGGGCCCGGGAATTCGAGAGTCTGCCGGCTTTCCATCTCCCTAAATAA
- a CDS encoding undecaprenyl-diphosphate phosphatase: MMFPLLKKSYKWLGLAIITVILAITPAAIAQSTTSAIPLAKINWLQAIFLGFVQGVTEFLPISSTAHLKAIPVFLGWGDPGVTYTAVIQLGSIAAVLSYFWQDLRQISTGMVKAVASSDYRSQDFRLALGIILGTIPIVFFGLLMKLFIPDLDNSPLRSMTAIACASIVMSLLLGTAEKIGKHKRSFETLRQKDGVLMGLAQALALIPGVSRSGSTLTAGLFMGLERAVAARFSFLLGIPAITLAGLVEFKGVLDQINTSELIPLAIGVISSALFSYLSIAWLLDYLKKQSTWVFVWYRLFFGVTILIGVALGRFS, encoded by the coding sequence ATGATGTTTCCCTTGCTGAAAAAAAGCTATAAATGGCTAGGACTAGCGATAATAACGGTGATTTTGGCGATTACACCCGCCGCCATTGCCCAATCAACCACTAGCGCCATACCTCTGGCAAAAATTAACTGGTTACAGGCGATTTTTTTGGGATTTGTGCAGGGAGTGACGGAATTTTTGCCGATTAGTAGTACCGCTCATCTAAAAGCGATTCCCGTCTTTTTGGGTTGGGGAGATCCCGGTGTCACCTATACGGCAGTGATTCAATTGGGCAGTATTGCGGCGGTATTGTCCTATTTTTGGCAGGATTTAAGGCAAATATCCACGGGAATGGTGAAAGCGGTGGCTAGTTCCGATTATCGTTCCCAGGATTTTCGTTTAGCCCTGGGGATTATCCTAGGCACAATTCCGATCGTTTTCTTCGGTTTGTTAATGAAACTTTTCATTCCCGATTTAGATAATTCCCCCCTGAGAAGCATGACTGCGATCGCCTGTGCCTCTATAGTCATGTCTTTACTCTTAGGTACGGCCGAAAAAATCGGGAAACATAAACGCAGTTTCGAGACTTTGCGACAAAAAGATGGGGTTTTAATGGGATTAGCCCAAGCTTTAGCCCTAATACCGGGGGTATCTCGTTCTGGGTCCACCTTAACTGCCGGGTTATTCATGGGTTTAGAAAGGGCCGTAGCAGCGCGATTTTCCTTTCTGCTGGGGATTCCGGCGATAACTTTAGCCGGTTTAGTGGAATTTAAAGGAGTTCTCGACCAGATTAACACCAGTGAATTAATTCCCCTCGCTATTGGGGTAATTTCCTCGGCGCTATTTTCCTATCTTTCGATCGCTTGGTTATTAGATTATCTCAAAAAACAGAGTACCTGGGTTTTTGTCTGGTATCGTCTCTTTTTCGGGGTTACTATCCTGATTGGTGTGGCCTTGGGGCGTTTTTCCTGA
- the gatA gene encoding Asp-tRNA(Asn)/Glu-tRNA(Gln) amidotransferase subunit GatA: MTSIRQLHQQLVNKEKTAVEIATEFLARIEALEPQVKSFLHLTPDLALAQARKVDEKIARGESLHLLAGIPIALKDNLCTKGIPTTCASRILENFVPPYESTVTQKLRDLGAVIVGKTNLDEFAMGSSTENSGYHVTANPWDLSRVPGGSSGGSAAAVAAQECVVALGSDTGGSIRQPASFCGVVGLKPTYGLVSRFGLVAYASSLDQIGPFGRTVEDAAILLQAIAGYDPQDSTSLNLPIPDYSQFLKTSLKGLKIGVIKETFGEGLDQVVAEAVNQALEQLKALGATIKEISCPRFRYGLPTYYIIAPSEASANLARYDGVKYGIREDADSLIDMYTKTRAQGFGAEVKRRIMLGTYTLSAGYYDAYYLKAQKVRTLIKEDFERAFQSVDVLVSPTSPTTAFKAGEKTADPLSMYLSDLMTIPVNLAGLPGLSLPCGFDGQGLPIGLQLVGNVLREDQLFHVAHAYEQATDWHKRQPSFTN; the protein is encoded by the coding sequence ATGACTTCGATTCGTCAACTGCATCAACAACTCGTCAATAAAGAAAAAACGGCCGTCGAAATCGCCACAGAATTTCTCGCTCGTATTGAAGCGCTCGAACCACAAGTAAAAAGCTTTCTCCATTTAACCCCAGATTTAGCCCTCGCACAAGCCCGAAAAGTGGACGAGAAAATCGCCAGAGGTGAATCTCTGCATCTGTTAGCAGGTATTCCCATCGCACTAAAAGATAATCTCTGCACCAAGGGTATCCCCACCACCTGCGCTTCCCGGATTTTAGAGAATTTTGTCCCCCCCTACGAGTCCACCGTTACCCAAAAATTACGAGATTTAGGGGCAGTTATCGTCGGTAAAACCAATTTAGACGAGTTTGCCATGGGGAGTTCCACCGAAAACTCCGGTTATCACGTTACTGCTAATCCTTGGGACTTATCCCGGGTGCCGGGGGGATCTTCGGGGGGTTCGGCTGCGGCTGTGGCCGCTCAAGAATGCGTGGTGGCCCTAGGATCGGATACCGGGGGGTCAATTCGTCAACCGGCTTCATTTTGTGGCGTTGTCGGGCTAAAACCGACCTATGGCTTAGTTTCTCGCTTTGGTTTAGTGGCTTACGCTTCTTCTCTCGATCAGATCGGTCCCTTTGGTCGTACCGTAGAAGATGCGGCGATTTTATTACAAGCGATCGCAGGTTACGATCCCCAAGATTCTACCAGTCTCAATCTGCCGATTCCCGACTATAGCCAATTCCTGAAAACCAGTTTAAAAGGGCTCAAAATTGGCGTAATTAAGGAAACTTTCGGGGAAGGTTTGGATCAGGTGGTTGCTGAGGCAGTTAATCAAGCTTTAGAACAGTTAAAGGCCCTCGGTGCCACAATTAAAGAGATTTCCTGTCCCCGTTTCCGTTACGGATTGCCCACCTACTACATTATCGCCCCCTCGGAAGCATCGGCGAATTTAGCCCGCTACGATGGGGTTAAATACGGTATTCGGGAAGATGCCGATAGTTTGATTGATATGTACACTAAGACTCGCGCTCAGGGTTTTGGTGCGGAAGTTAAGCGCCGGATTATGTTGGGAACCTATACCCTCTCGGCGGGTTATTATGATGCTTATTACCTGAAAGCACAAAAAGTCAGGACTTTGATCAAAGAGGATTTTGAGCGAGCTTTTCAATCGGTAGATGTGTTAGTTTCTCCCACTTCACCGACCACAGCTTTTAAAGCTGGGGAAAAAACGGCGGACCCTCTGAGTATGTATTTATCGGATTTAATGACTATTCCCGTCAATTTAGCCGGTTTACCCGGGTTAAGTCTTCCCTGCGGTTTTGATGGGCAAGGTTTGCCGATCGGTTTACAATTAGTCGGTAATGTGCTGCGCGAAGATCAATTATTTCACGTCGCCCACGCCTACGAACAGGCCACCGATTGGCACAAACGTCAACCATCTTTTACAAATTGA